Below is a window of Zygosaccharomyces rouxii strain CBS732 chromosome C complete sequence DNA.
CTCTTGCTCTGCTAATTCCGAACGGGCTCCGAGCAACTGCAACTACATACGTACATACACACATGCTCTTCAACACTTATCTTGTGATATATAAAGGGTAGAATAGAAACAACACCTTAACAGTAATATTCCCCCATAGTACGACGATCGACGAACAATGTTTGCAAGAAACGTTAGTGCTACTCTACGCCAAACCCCTAGATTTATCACTAAGAGAACAAAGGTCACCTTGCCCGAGCTGGACTGGGATTTTGGTGCCCTTGAACCTCACATCTCTGGTCAAATCAATGAATTGCACTACACCAAGCACCACCAAACCTACGTGAACGGTTTCAACACTGCATTGGACCAATTAGCAGAATTGACTTCATCCATTGAGAAGGACCCAAATCCAAAGACCGCTAAGAAGATCCTTGGTGTTcaacaaaatttgaaattccacGGTGGTGGTTACACCAACCACTGTCTATTCTGGAAGAATTTGGCACCTGCTTCTcaaggtggtggtgaacCACCAACTGGTGCATTGGCCGAGCAAATCAAGCAACAATACGgttctttggaaaagttgCAAAAGGTCACTAACGCCTCTTTGGCAGGTGTTCAAGGTTCCGGTTGGTCCTTCATCGTCAAGGATTTGGACAACGGTGGTAAGTTGGACGTTGTTCAAACCTATAACCAAGACAGTGTCACTGGTAACCACGTTCCACTAGTGGCCATTGACGCTTGGGAACACGCTTACTACTTGCAATACCAAAACAGAAAGGCAGAATACTTCAGTGCCATCTGGAACGTTATCAACTGGAAGGAAGCTGccaagagatttgaaagtGCTTAAGATATTCTATAATGTATTTACCAATATTCAATATGTATATGTGACggaatgaaaaatttcagctcatctcatctcatctcatctcatctcgTCCCATCTTA
It encodes the following:
- the SOD2 gene encoding superoxide dismutase SOD2 (highly similar to uniprot|P00447 Saccharomyces cerevisiae YHR008C SOD2 Manganese-containing superoxide dismutase): MFARNVSATLRQTPRFITKRTKVTLPELDWDFGALEPHISGQINELHYTKHHQTYVNGFNTALDQLAELTSSIEKDPNPKTAKKILGVQQNLKFHGGGYTNHCLFWKNLAPASQGGGEPPTGALAEQIKQQYGSLEKLQKVTNASLAGVQGSGWSFIVKDLDNGGKLDVVQTYNQDSVTGNHVPLVAIDAWEHAYYLQYQNRKAEYFSAIWNVINWKEAAKRFESA